The following coding sequences lie in one Arachis stenosperma cultivar V10309 chromosome 5, arast.V10309.gnm1.PFL2, whole genome shotgun sequence genomic window:
- the LOC130983142 gene encoding uncharacterized protein LOC130983142 isoform X2 — MYVPVAHSATPEVGFPNETGISVVTLDQIPRWIDAEQSVGYDDNGDSSFSNPYFPDPLTSQSEADSGGIGSVSRFPVDNEVNLKIYLWRGNPWNLEVDAVVNSTNEVMDEAHSSAGLHAAAGPGLAEECATLGGCRTGMAKATCAYNLPARKVIHTVGPKYAVKYHTAAENALSHCYRSCLELLIENGLQSIAFSCIYTEAKNYPREPAAHVAIRTVRRFLEKQKDNIIAVVFCTTSTLDTEIYKRLLPLYFPRDKHEEEVALLKLPADVGDENGETVIDERKIRIKPLPKKQVRRPPEPPADVPVSDVGTIRRTSSYLDSFLDPAFMSLIKDPDERRLEQWEKTVKAQNSWNFTKFLGLGELGGPPLSAAEEYSLHSRYLSKANSLNLSEIAEMKIIYHGGVDSEGRPVMVVVGAHFLLRCLDLDRFVLYVVKEFEPIIQKPYTIVYFHSAASLQMQPNLGWMRRLQQILGRKHQRNLHAVYVLHPSLGLKVAVFALQLLVDNMGWKKVVYVDRLLQLFRYVPREQLTIPDFVFQSK, encoded by the exons ATGTATGTGCCTGTGGCTCATTCAGCCACACCTGAGGTTGGATTTCCTAATGAAACTGGGATCTCCGTTGTGACTCTGGATCAAATTCCGCGGTGGATTGATGCTGAGCAATCTGTGGGATATGATGATAATGGAGATTCATCATTTTCTAATCCGTACTTTCCTGATCCTTTGACTTCCCAATCAGAAGCCGACAGTGGTGGCATTGGCTCTGTGTCGAGGTTTCCTGTTGACAATGAAGTTAATTTGAAGATATACTTGTGGAGGGGAAATCCGTGGAACCTTGAGGTGGATGCTGTGGTCAATTCAACAAATGAG GTCATGGATGAAGCACATAGCAGCGCTGGGCTGCATGCTGCAGCTGGACCTGGTCTTGCAGAAGAGTGCGCAACTTTG GGTGGATGCCGAACGGGGATGGCTAAAGCTACCTGTGCATATAACCTTCCTGCAAG AAAAGTTATTCATACTGTTGGACCAAAGTATGCTGTGAAGTACCACACTGCTGCCGAAAATGCTTTAAGTCATTGCTATCGGTCTTGCTTGGAGCTTCTAATTGAAAATGGCCTTCAAAG CATTGCTTTCAGCTGTATTTATACAGAGGCAAAGAATTATCCTCGTGAACCGGCTGCACATGTAGCTATAA GGACTGTTAGACGGTTTCTTGAGAAGCAGAAAGACAACATAATTGCTGTTGTATTTTGTACTACCAGTACACTAGATACCGAAATATATAAGAG GTTACTTCCACTTTACTTTCCACGGGATAAACATGAGGAGGAGGTAGCTTTGTTAAAGCTTCCTGCAGATGTTGGGGATGAGAATGGAGAGACTGTCATAGATGAGCGTAAAATTAGAATCAAGCCTTTACCTAAGAAACAAGTTCGAAGACCTCCTGAACCTCCAGCTGATGTTCCTGTTAGTGATGTAGGCACAATTCGTAG GACTTCATCATATTTGGATTCATTTCTGGATCCTGCCTTCATGTCTTTGATTAAAGACCCTGATGAAAGACGTCTGGAGCAGTGGGAGAAAACTGTTAAAGCCCAAAATAGCTGGAATTTTACTAAATTTCTTGGACTTGGCGAGCTTGGTGGACCTCCATTGTCTGCTGCCGAAGAATATTCTCTACACTCAAGATATCTTTCTAAAGCAAATTCCTTGAATCTTTCTGAAATAGCAGAGATGAAAATTAT CTACCATGGAGGTGTAGACAGTGAGGGTCGTCCTGTCATGGTTGTTGTGGGGGCTCACTTTTTGCTCAGATGCCTTGATTTGGATCGATTTGTGCTCTATGTTGTGAAG GAGTTTGAGCCTATAATACAGAAGCCGTATACTATTGTCTACTTCCACTCTGCTGCATCACTACAGAT GCAACCAAACTTGGGATGGATGAGAAGATTACAACAAATACTTGGTCGGAAGCACCAGCGGAACCTACAT GCGGTATATGTCCTTCACCCATCTTTGGGGCTAAAAGTAGCTGTATTTGCACTCCAGTTGCTCGTGGACAATATG GGATGGAAGAAAGTGGTATATGTTGATAGACTATTGCAGCTCTTCCGATACGTCCCTCGTGAGCAATTGACCATTCCAGATTTTGTGTTCCA GTCCAAATGA
- the LOC130983142 gene encoding uncharacterized protein LOC130983142 isoform X1 produces the protein MYVPVAHSATPEVGFPNETGISVVTLDQIPRWIDAEQSVGYDDNGDSSFSNPYFPDPLTSQSEADSGGIGSVSRFPVDNEVNLKIYLWRGNPWNLEVDAVVNSTNEVMDEAHSSAGLHAAAGPGLAEECATLGGCRTGMAKATCAYNLPARKVIHTVGPKYAVKYHTAAENALSHCYRSCLELLIENGLQSIAFSCIYTEAKNYPREPAAHVAIRTVRRFLEKQKDNIIAVVFCTTSTLDTEIYKRLLPLYFPRDKHEEEVALLKLPADVGDENGETVIDERKIRIKPLPKKQVRRPPEPPADVPVSDVGTIRRTSSYLDSFLDPAFMSLIKDPDERRLEQWEKTVKAQNSWNFTKFLGLGELGGPPLSAAEEYSLHSRYLSKANSLNLSEIAEMKIIYHGGVDSEGRPVMVVVGAHFLLRCLDLDRFVLYVVKEFEPIIQKPYTIVYFHSAASLQMQPNLGWMRRLQQILGRKHQRNLHAVYVLHPSLGLKVAVFALQLLVDNMGWKKVVYVDRLLQLFRYVPREQLTIPDFVFQHDLEVNGGKGLMVDPRTKYVYHRP, from the exons ATGTATGTGCCTGTGGCTCATTCAGCCACACCTGAGGTTGGATTTCCTAATGAAACTGGGATCTCCGTTGTGACTCTGGATCAAATTCCGCGGTGGATTGATGCTGAGCAATCTGTGGGATATGATGATAATGGAGATTCATCATTTTCTAATCCGTACTTTCCTGATCCTTTGACTTCCCAATCAGAAGCCGACAGTGGTGGCATTGGCTCTGTGTCGAGGTTTCCTGTTGACAATGAAGTTAATTTGAAGATATACTTGTGGAGGGGAAATCCGTGGAACCTTGAGGTGGATGCTGTGGTCAATTCAACAAATGAG GTCATGGATGAAGCACATAGCAGCGCTGGGCTGCATGCTGCAGCTGGACCTGGTCTTGCAGAAGAGTGCGCAACTTTG GGTGGATGCCGAACGGGGATGGCTAAAGCTACCTGTGCATATAACCTTCCTGCAAG AAAAGTTATTCATACTGTTGGACCAAAGTATGCTGTGAAGTACCACACTGCTGCCGAAAATGCTTTAAGTCATTGCTATCGGTCTTGCTTGGAGCTTCTAATTGAAAATGGCCTTCAAAG CATTGCTTTCAGCTGTATTTATACAGAGGCAAAGAATTATCCTCGTGAACCGGCTGCACATGTAGCTATAA GGACTGTTAGACGGTTTCTTGAGAAGCAGAAAGACAACATAATTGCTGTTGTATTTTGTACTACCAGTACACTAGATACCGAAATATATAAGAG GTTACTTCCACTTTACTTTCCACGGGATAAACATGAGGAGGAGGTAGCTTTGTTAAAGCTTCCTGCAGATGTTGGGGATGAGAATGGAGAGACTGTCATAGATGAGCGTAAAATTAGAATCAAGCCTTTACCTAAGAAACAAGTTCGAAGACCTCCTGAACCTCCAGCTGATGTTCCTGTTAGTGATGTAGGCACAATTCGTAG GACTTCATCATATTTGGATTCATTTCTGGATCCTGCCTTCATGTCTTTGATTAAAGACCCTGATGAAAGACGTCTGGAGCAGTGGGAGAAAACTGTTAAAGCCCAAAATAGCTGGAATTTTACTAAATTTCTTGGACTTGGCGAGCTTGGTGGACCTCCATTGTCTGCTGCCGAAGAATATTCTCTACACTCAAGATATCTTTCTAAAGCAAATTCCTTGAATCTTTCTGAAATAGCAGAGATGAAAATTAT CTACCATGGAGGTGTAGACAGTGAGGGTCGTCCTGTCATGGTTGTTGTGGGGGCTCACTTTTTGCTCAGATGCCTTGATTTGGATCGATTTGTGCTCTATGTTGTGAAG GAGTTTGAGCCTATAATACAGAAGCCGTATACTATTGTCTACTTCCACTCTGCTGCATCACTACAGAT GCAACCAAACTTGGGATGGATGAGAAGATTACAACAAATACTTGGTCGGAAGCACCAGCGGAACCTACAT GCGGTATATGTCCTTCACCCATCTTTGGGGCTAAAAGTAGCTGTATTTGCACTCCAGTTGCTCGTGGACAATATG GGATGGAAGAAAGTGGTATATGTTGATAGACTATTGCAGCTCTTCCGATACGTCCCTCGTGAGCAATTGACCATTCCAGATTTTGTGTTCCA GCATGATTTAGAAGTGAATGGAGGAAAGGGTCTCATGGTAGATCCAAGAACAAAATATGTTTATCACAGACCATGA